In the genome of Acidobacteriota bacterium, one region contains:
- a CDS encoding AMP-binding protein, with protein MSDPTPHLERFEGYEQACREFCWAIPPRLNIASAICRKHADAVARIAIHDVKHAGANTYTFGGLDFLSDKFAAALSESGITPGDSVAVILPQSAALAVAHLGVLKIGAVVVPLSMSAGLGLLEYALTDCRAKAVVVDESIYGRVGTSRHLPNPASCFIVRDDRPANASSGHRDFWSEVDRGSSDFDDVQTDANSTAFIFYVESQGEITGVVHSHRSVIGQFTAFEMFFNAGHEADSVFWTPDDWSSPAAVLGVLYPAWWYGCSLVASTCEGRGNALRLMERFEVTHAFVPSSTLKMLAESDPEPDERSELKLQTVVSERVQLPEYWANSDSSVTVNEVYGKPETGWIAGMCDRWFKTAVGGSVGRPAPGRLIEIIDESGNVLPPLNAGRIAVHKSDPALFSAFHNAQKRTAAAFIGDWFLTGDAGYKNEDGDLYILPN; from the coding sequence ATGAGTGATCCCACTCCACACCTCGAACGATTCGAAGGCTACGAGCAAGCCTGCCGGGAATTTTGCTGGGCGATCCCTCCCCGCTTAAACATCGCCAGCGCTATTTGCCGCAAGCACGCCGACGCCGTCGCTCGCATTGCGATTCATGACGTGAAGCACGCCGGAGCCAACACATACACCTTCGGTGGGCTCGATTTCTTATCCGACAAATTCGCGGCGGCCCTGTCGGAATCGGGTATCACCCCGGGAGACTCGGTAGCTGTCATACTGCCGCAGTCGGCTGCGCTGGCCGTTGCTCATCTCGGCGTTCTTAAGATCGGCGCGGTGGTCGTCCCGCTATCGATGTCTGCCGGCCTCGGCCTGTTGGAATATGCTTTGACGGACTGCCGCGCTAAAGCTGTCGTAGTTGACGAGTCGATCTACGGTAGAGTTGGAACTTCTCGACATCTGCCGAATCCCGCCTCTTGTTTTATAGTTCGCGACGACAGGCCGGCCAATGCGAGTTCCGGGCACCGAGACTTTTGGAGCGAGGTCGATCGCGGGTCATCAGACTTCGATGACGTGCAAACAGACGCGAACTCGACGGCCTTCATATTCTACGTCGAGTCGCAAGGTGAGATCACAGGCGTCGTTCACAGCCATCGCTCCGTCATCGGTCAGTTCACCGCGTTCGAGATGTTCTTCAATGCAGGGCACGAGGCCGACTCGGTGTTTTGGACGCCAGACGATTGGTCCTCGCCAGCCGCGGTGCTCGGAGTTCTCTACCCTGCGTGGTGGTACGGCTGCTCATTGGTCGCGAGTACGTGCGAGGGCCGTGGCAACGCACTGCGCTTGATGGAGCGCTTCGAGGTCACTCATGCTTTCGTACCTTCCTCGACGCTCAAGATGTTGGCTGAGTCTGACCCCGAACCTGACGAGCGCTCCGAACTCAAGCTCCAAACCGTGGTGAGCGAACGCGTGCAGTTGCCGGAGTATTGGGCGAATAGCGATTCGAGCGTGACGGTGAACGAAGTTTACGGCAAACCAGAAACCGGCTGGATAGCCGGAATGTGCGATCGCTGGTTCAAAACGGCGGTTGGTGGTTCTGTGGGACGGCCCGCGCCCGGCCGCCTCATTGAGATCATTGATGAAAGCGGCAACGTTCTTCCACCACTGAACGCGGGCCGCATTGCCGTTCACAAGTCCGATCCAGCTCTCTTCAGCGCATTTCACAACGCCCAAAAGAGAACTGCCGCAGCTTTCATTGGAGACTGGTTCCTCACGGGAGACGCCGGATACAAAAACGAGGATGGCGATCTCTACATCCTGCCAAACTAA
- a CDS encoding acyl-CoA dehydrogenase family protein, translated as MEFELNETQKLFQRSARELFAQECPPALVREMIEKSAPYSEAVWNKLVEQGWTGLIFSEEDGGQGLGMVELAVAFEEMGRALVPGAFLSTVALAGSLIEKACSRDYRAKRLKAICEGESKATIALLEESANWNPDAVKMAATPVDGGFKLNGAKLFVSDAGVADCIITVARAGSDLVLAFVDAKAAGVTVKPMPGIDATRVLCAVEFNDVMVNTEDVITDSSKAVVALDYALDVGTLALSAEMVGGMQLLLEASVEYAKTRKQFGKPIGQFQAVQHHCANMLLMTESARSAVYYAAWLMGNDPEHAPLAVSVAKAYASDGYREVGNLAVQVHGGIGFTWDENIHFYYKRSKASELMFGDATYHRERIASFVIDHARAPVKAASEAAD; from the coding sequence ATGGAATTCGAACTAAACGAAACTCAGAAACTCTTTCAGCGCTCCGCACGTGAACTCTTCGCGCAGGAATGCCCGCCGGCGCTTGTGCGCGAGATGATCGAAAAGAGCGCGCCTTACTCCGAAGCCGTTTGGAACAAACTGGTGGAACAAGGTTGGACCGGTTTGATCTTTTCTGAAGAAGACGGCGGGCAGGGGCTGGGCATGGTCGAACTGGCTGTAGCCTTCGAAGAAATGGGTCGCGCGCTGGTGCCGGGCGCGTTTCTGTCGACCGTCGCGCTTGCGGGCTCGCTGATTGAGAAGGCTTGTTCCCGAGACTATCGCGCCAAGCGGCTGAAAGCGATCTGCGAGGGCGAATCGAAAGCGACTATCGCGTTGCTGGAAGAGAGCGCCAATTGGAATCCCGATGCGGTTAAGATGGCCGCGACTCCGGTCGACGGCGGCTTCAAGCTCAATGGCGCCAAGCTTTTTGTGAGCGATGCCGGGGTGGCCGATTGCATCATCACGGTGGCTCGCGCAGGTTCGGACCTTGTGCTCGCGTTTGTGGATGCAAAAGCAGCAGGCGTAACCGTGAAGCCGATGCCGGGTATTGACGCGACCCGCGTGCTGTGTGCGGTTGAGTTCAACGACGTTATGGTTAACACCGAAGACGTGATCACCGACTCATCGAAGGCGGTCGTGGCGCTCGATTACGCGCTCGACGTAGGAACGCTCGCGCTCAGTGCGGAGATGGTCGGAGGAATGCAGTTGCTGCTTGAAGCTTCGGTCGAGTACGCCAAGACTCGCAAGCAATTCGGCAAACCGATCGGTCAGTTTCAAGCCGTTCAGCATCACTGCGCTAACATGCTGTTGATGACCGAAAGCGCGCGCTCGGCCGTTTACTATGCAGCGTGGCTCATGGGCAACGACCCGGAACACGCCCCTCTAGCCGTTTCGGTGGCGAAGGCGTACGCGAGCGATGGTTATCGCGAGGTCGGCAACCTTGCGGTTCAGGTGCACGGCGGAATTGGATTCACGTGGGACGAGAACATTCACTTCTACTATAAGCGATCCAAAGCTTCGGAGCTGATGTTTGGCGACGCAACCTATCATCGCGAGCGCATCGCAAGCTTTGTCATCGATCACGCGCGCGCGCCAGTCAAAGCAGCAAGCGAAGCGGCCGATTGA
- a CDS encoding acyl-CoA dehydrogenase, protein MDLNPTPAEQRFRDEFRAWLHANIPESWDPAAFHDEDSRQRFEFLRAWQKQMFEAGWVGINWPKEYGGRGATLIEQTIFIEEMARAAAPSLINVLGVSLLGPTLIAYGSEEQKKRFLAPILAAGEIWCQGYSEPNAGSDLAALRSEAVLEGDHFIVNGQKTWTSFGHFADWCFAVVRTDPDVPKHKGLTYMLIDMHSPGISVRPLKQMTGDSEFNEVSFQNVSVPVENVVGKVNDGWKIAIATLMFERGTLGASLQITFKRQIERLIELSRTTHRNGHMASDDPIIRQKLSQIYAEIEIFRLNQMRATTRMAKTGVPGPEGSIQKIFWSEMNQRMQQVAMEMLGDYGQLTKESEYAVDHGQWPHAYLRSRGNTIEAGTSEIQRNIIGHFVLGLPKSY, encoded by the coding sequence ATGGACCTCAATCCGACGCCAGCCGAGCAGCGCTTTCGCGATGAGTTTCGCGCCTGGCTTCATGCCAACATCCCTGAAAGTTGGGACCCGGCCGCCTTTCACGACGAAGACTCGAGGCAGCGCTTCGAATTTCTCCGCGCCTGGCAGAAGCAGATGTTCGAAGCCGGATGGGTCGGCATTAATTGGCCTAAAGAATATGGCGGCCGGGGCGCGACGTTGATCGAGCAGACAATCTTCATCGAAGAGATGGCCCGCGCCGCAGCGCCTTCGCTGATAAATGTGCTCGGGGTGTCGCTGCTAGGTCCGACGCTGATTGCCTACGGCAGCGAAGAGCAAAAGAAACGCTTTCTTGCACCGATCCTCGCCGCCGGCGAAATCTGGTGCCAGGGGTACTCTGAGCCAAACGCCGGTTCTGATCTCGCGGCGCTAAGGTCGGAAGCAGTTCTCGAAGGCGATCACTTCATCGTGAATGGCCAGAAGACGTGGACGAGCTTCGGACATTTCGCCGACTGGTGCTTCGCGGTCGTGCGGACGGACCCGGATGTTCCCAAACACAAGGGTCTGACCTACATGCTTATCGACATGCACAGCCCGGGAATCAGCGTGCGTCCGTTGAAACAGATGACCGGCGACTCGGAGTTCAACGAGGTCTCTTTTCAGAACGTGTCGGTGCCGGTTGAAAATGTTGTAGGCAAAGTAAACGACGGGTGGAAAATCGCCATTGCCACGCTGATGTTCGAGCGCGGAACGTTGGGCGCGAGCCTTCAGATCACCTTCAAGCGCCAGATCGAGAGACTGATTGAGCTGTCTCGCACTACTCATCGCAACGGCCACATGGCAAGCGACGATCCGATCATTCGCCAGAAGCTTTCGCAGATCTATGCCGAGATCGAAATCTTCCGGCTGAATCAAATGCGCGCGACCACCAGAATGGCCAAGACCGGCGTGCCAGGTCCCGAAGGCTCGATTCAAAAGATATTCTGGAGCGAGATGAATCAGCGCATGCAGCAAGTGGCTATGGAGATGCTCGGCGATTATGGTCAGTTGACGAAAGAGAGCGAGTACGCGGTCGACCACGGCCAGTGGCCGCATGCTTACTTGCGGTCCAGGGGAAACACGATCGAAGCGGGGACGTCTGAAATACAGCGCAACATAATCGGCCACTTTGTGCTCGGTCTGCCGAAGAGCTATTGA
- a CDS encoding ankyrin repeat domain-containing protein: MRKDKLFPLLLALLLAACSNSSTANKNSQTASSQPALDAKDAEGNPPVLRAVNSNDTTELRRLVEAGADVNAASNSGVTPLMNAAGMGNREAVELLIQKGADVNHRTSGNYTPLMQAALTGQIEIVKILLDAGADPSVKDTGGRTASAYAEEHNHKDIVQLIEQKMGPKSAGKK, from the coding sequence ATGCGCAAAGATAAACTGTTTCCGCTGCTCCTGGCGCTCTTACTCGCTGCTTGCAGCAACTCATCGACGGCCAACAAGAACTCGCAGACTGCATCCTCTCAACCTGCGTTGGATGCCAAGGACGCAGAAGGGAATCCTCCGGTTCTCCGCGCGGTGAACAGCAACGACACCACAGAGCTGCGCCGGTTGGTTGAAGCTGGAGCCGACGTGAATGCAGCCAGCAATTCCGGAGTCACGCCGCTGATGAACGCAGCGGGAATGGGGAACAGGGAAGCCGTCGAGCTGCTGATACAGAAGGGCGCCGATGTGAACCACCGAACATCGGGGAACTACACGCCTCTGATGCAAGCAGCGCTGACGGGGCAGATTGAGATTGTGAAGATTCTATTGGATGCCGGGGCCGACCCCTCGGTGAAAGATACCGGCGGCCGGACCGCGAGCGCCTACGCTGAAGAGCACAATCACAAGGATATCGTGCAGCTTATAGAACAAAAGATGGGGCCGAAAAGCGCCGGCAAGAAGTGA
- a CDS encoding Smr/MutS family protein, with protein MDERTFRTLDLAGLVALLARHVQTPLGRKRVMAVVPSTNRDHINVELDRTTECVNYLATGGSFGLSDVADPEDSLAELQVQGTSLEPLQILALQRLVAAGMDVRDQFADTEIKSRYPQLSAIAGRVPDLRRMLASIRGKILPTGEIDDSASPVLRRIRREINERRSRIYRNLESLMHERAPSAIQEDIVTVRNGRFVIPVRTDSRGQVPGVMHGLSSSGQTTFIEPLTIIDSNNEMVRLREEEEIEIARILLEITEAFRVNLSGIAAVADSLAETDFTHAKARLSAEFNCVRPEMTEGCLMILEDARHPLLDHTLKRSGGKAVPISLEMDDAHQTVVISGPNAGGKTVVVKTVGLIALMAQSGLHVPATRAVLAVFGQVLADIGDQQSIAANLSTFTAHMRNIAEMAQSVSAPVSPPALILLDEVGTGTDPDEGAALGVAIVDFFHRARATTIATTHYNPLKTWASQAEGVLNASVEFDEVTLRPTYRLIVGVAGASAGLDIARRMNLPDEIIDEATTLLDPAHTQASDYLKQLKRLVDEQEALRAALEDERQATADKYARLDIDFAQRETERQSAFESQLAQVIRDFSLESERLLKTVNDRVTAARLKKEAETRGAELRRSAGVRLRKQVASAPHSNAPAASVALTAEVQPTTGIEFELDLAEIHERDRVKIKTLDQEGAVESINGDEYTVLVGSLRFRAKRDEIQLLRQRPAPASKHAAALPRGVSADVSVDEHFSPEINVIGATVDQATDRVDKFLDEAFMAGAETVRIVHGHGKGALRRAIAELLTGHAHVDRFNPAPPNQGGAGATIVALKK; from the coding sequence ATGGATGAACGTACTTTCAGAACTCTCGATCTCGCAGGGCTCGTCGCCCTGTTAGCGCGGCACGTTCAGACTCCGCTCGGCCGAAAGCGGGTGATGGCGGTCGTGCCTTCCACTAATCGCGATCACATCAATGTCGAACTGGATCGAACCACCGAGTGCGTCAATTATCTCGCGACCGGCGGCTCCTTTGGGCTTAGCGATGTGGCCGATCCTGAGGACTCCCTGGCCGAGCTCCAAGTTCAGGGGACCAGTCTGGAACCGCTGCAGATACTCGCGCTTCAGCGGTTGGTTGCCGCCGGCATGGATGTGCGAGACCAGTTCGCCGATACCGAGATCAAGAGCCGCTACCCTCAACTGTCGGCAATCGCCGGGCGGGTTCCCGATCTCAGGCGAATGCTTGCTTCGATTCGCGGCAAGATTCTACCCACCGGCGAGATCGACGACAGCGCCAGTCCAGTGCTGCGCCGCATACGCCGCGAAATCAACGAGCGCCGCTCGCGAATCTATCGCAATCTGGAATCGCTCATGCACGAGCGCGCGCCGTCGGCGATCCAGGAAGACATCGTCACCGTTCGCAATGGACGGTTTGTGATTCCGGTGCGCACGGACTCGCGCGGGCAGGTGCCCGGCGTGATGCACGGTCTCTCCTCGAGCGGCCAGACGACATTTATCGAACCGCTCACGATCATCGATTCCAACAACGAGATGGTCCGGCTTCGCGAGGAAGAAGAAATCGAAATCGCGCGCATCCTCCTCGAGATCACCGAGGCATTCAGAGTGAACCTCAGCGGCATCGCGGCTGTTGCCGATTCGCTCGCCGAGACCGACTTCACACACGCTAAGGCAAGGCTCTCTGCCGAATTCAACTGCGTGCGGCCTGAGATGACTGAAGGCTGCTTGATGATTCTCGAAGACGCGCGTCACCCGCTGCTCGATCACACGCTCAAGCGATCCGGCGGAAAGGCCGTGCCGATCTCGCTCGAGATGGATGACGCGCACCAAACCGTAGTCATCAGCGGGCCGAATGCCGGCGGCAAGACAGTCGTCGTCAAGACCGTTGGTCTCATTGCGCTGATGGCGCAGAGCGGACTGCACGTTCCGGCAACTCGCGCGGTGCTGGCGGTCTTCGGGCAGGTGCTTGCGGACATCGGCGATCAACAGTCGATAGCCGCGAACCTCTCGACCTTCACCGCTCACATGCGCAACATCGCCGAGATGGCCCAAAGCGTTTCAGCGCCCGTTTCACCGCCCGCCTTGATTCTGCTCGACGAAGTTGGCACCGGAACGGACCCCGACGAAGGCGCGGCGCTCGGCGTTGCAATCGTGGATTTCTTTCACCGCGCCCGAGCGACGACGATCGCCACGACGCATTACAACCCGCTGAAGACCTGGGCTTCGCAGGCCGAGGGAGTGCTGAACGCTTCGGTTGAGTTCGATGAAGTGACGTTGAGGCCGACTTATCGACTGATCGTTGGAGTAGCCGGCGCATCGGCCGGTCTTGATATTGCGCGTCGAATGAATCTTCCGGACGAGATCATCGACGAGGCGACCACCTTGCTGGATCCGGCTCACACTCAGGCAAGCGACTACCTCAAACAACTCAAGAGGCTCGTCGATGAGCAAGAGGCTTTGCGGGCGGCGCTCGAAGACGAGCGCCAGGCGACGGCAGACAAGTACGCGCGTCTCGATATTGATTTCGCTCAGCGAGAGACTGAACGACAAAGCGCATTCGAGAGCCAGCTTGCGCAGGTGATCCGCGACTTCAGCCTCGAAAGCGAGCGCTTGCTCAAGACCGTCAACGATCGGGTCACTGCCGCGAGGTTGAAGAAAGAAGCAGAAACACGTGGGGCAGAGCTACGCCGCTCGGCGGGCGTCAGGCTGCGTAAGCAAGTTGCGAGCGCCCCACACTCGAATGCCCCGGCCGCTTCTGTGGCGCTTACCGCCGAAGTCCAGCCGACGACCGGGATTGAATTTGAATTAGACCTCGCCGAGATACACGAACGCGACCGGGTAAAGATAAAGACGTTGGATCAAGAAGGCGCCGTTGAATCAATTAACGGCGATGAATACACGGTGCTTGTCGGCTCGCTGCGCTTTCGCGCGAAGCGTGATGAAATTCAACTGCTGAGGCAACGCCCGGCTCCGGCATCGAAGCACGCCGCTGCGCTGCCTCGCGGCGTCAGTGCAGATGTAAGCGTCGACGAGCATTTCTCACCCGAAATCAACGTGATCGGCGCAACGGTTGACCAGGCCACCGATCGCGTAGACAAGTTCTTAGACGAAGCGTTTATGGCCGGCGCCGAAACTGTACGCATAGTTCACGGCCACGGCAAGGGCGCGCTGCGTAGAGCAATCGCCGAGCTTCTAACCGGTCACGCTCACGTCGATCGCTTTAACCCGGCGCCCCCCAATCAAGGCGGCGCGGGCGCTACGATCGTGGCGCTCAAGAAGTAG